A portion of the Misgurnus anguillicaudatus chromosome 16, ASM2758022v2, whole genome shotgun sequence genome contains these proteins:
- the ube2d2 gene encoding ubiquitin-conjugating enzyme E2 D2, which produces MALKRIHKELHDLGRDPPAQCSAGPVGDDMFHWQATIMGPNDSPYQGGVFFLTIHFPTDYPFKPPKVAFTTRIYHPNINSNGSICLDILRSQWSPALTISKVLLSICSLLCDPNPDDPLVPEIARIYKTDREKYNRIAREWTQKYAM; this is translated from the exons ATGGCTCTCAAAAGAATCCACAAG GAGCTGCATGATTTGGGCCGTGACCCACCTGCTCAGTGTTCAGCGGGCCCAGTAGGGGATGACA TGTTTCACTGGCAGGCCACAATAATGGGACCt AATGACAGTCCTTACCAGGGTGGAGTGTTTTTCTTGACCATACACTTTCCCACAGATTACCCCTTCAAACCGCCAAAG GTTGCATTTACCACAAGAATCTATCACCCAAATATCAACAGCAATGGCAGCATCTGTTTGGATATTCTGAGGTCACAATGGTCACCGGCACTCACCATCTCCAAAG TTCTCTTGTCCATCTGCTCCCTGCTGTGTGACCCTAATCCGGATGACCCCTTAGTACCCGAGATCGCCCGCATTTACAAGACTGACAGGGAAAA GTACAACAGAATAGCTCGGGAATGGACACAAAAGTATGCAATGTAG